GTTCGCCGTGCGGTTGGCGGTGATCAGGTCCAGCTGCCCGTCGCCGTTCAGGTCAGCCCGGTCGATGCTTTCCGGCCCGGCCCCCACCGCGACACTCGTGGCGGGTTGCAGCGTGCCGTCCCCGTTGCCCAGCAGAATCGAGACATCCCCGCTGCCCGCGTTGCTGGTGAAGGCGTCCAGCCGCCCGTCGCCGTTCAGGTCGCCAGTCCCCACGTCACTGGGAGCCGTGCCGACGGTATAGACGGTCCCGGATTCCAGCCACAGTTTGTTCGCGGTGCGACTGGTGATCAGCTTATGATTGCCTCCATACCCCATACCGCTCAGGTCTGCCAGGGTGATCGCGGACAGGTTGGTCAGCTGTTCGTATTGATTGCCGGTGTATTCGTAAATCTGTGCACCACCCCCGACGCTGTAAGTGCCGCTGGCGGGTGCGGTCTGCACGCGGGTGCGGTACACGAACGGCAGGCCCGGCGCGGGCTGCCCCCCGGCGGTCACACCGGCGGTTAGGGTGACGTCCACCGTCTGGCCGGAGGTATATCCCCCATTTTGATTTCCGTTGCTGTCCGTCCAGACCGGCACGGTCACGCGGTTGCCCGCTGCGGTCGGCGTGCCGCGCGACGGGGCGTTCTGCGACCAGTGGTTCACGACCGTTACGCCAGTCACCGACGTGTCGTCCAGCAGGTTCGTGCGGCACAGTGCCAGCGACAGCGGCGAGGACTGACCCAGGCGCGGGCCGTCCGGCGCGAATGCGGCCGGGCCGTTCAGCATCAGACCCGTGGGGTTCGCGGCCGTGCCGCCCAGGCGCACGCCGCACACCGGTTGCACATTCACGTTCAAATAACCGTACGGATCGAAGTAGGTCCGCCGCGCCGTGCCGGGAAGAACCCGCACCTGCTGTTGCTGCCCCTGTGGGAACAGTTGCGACAGCATCCGGTCGAACGCCGCGCGGTTCCCCGGCAGCTGCGCTTCCAGGGATTCGGTCGCGCTCGTGACGGTGTCCTGCGCGAACGTGAACCAGCCGCTCAGGCTGTACAGGTCATCCTTCGCCTGCGCCTGCAGCGGCACGCGGAAGCCCAGCGTGACCGTCCCCACGCCCGGATTTGTTCCGTCGAACCCCGGAATGGTGCGGCTGCTGCGGTTGTGCGCCACGAACCCGTATGGCAGGTTCTCGCCGTCAAAACCGTTCGCGATGCCCAGCAGCGACACCTCGGACTCGTCGAACAGTTGCAGGGTGTCCTCCTCGCCGGGTAGCAGGGACGGTTGCAGCGTCAGGGGGTCCTGCGTGACCGGACTGGCCGGGTGGATACTCAGCGCCAGCGTCTGCGCCTCGGCCGCCGAGTACGCGGGCAGTCCGGGGTAGCGTTGCAGGTCCGTGAACGCCGATTGCGCGGTGTTCGTATCCAGGCCCGCCGGGATCACCGTCAGGTTCGGCACGGCGTTGTACGCGCCATTCTTGACGGTCAGCGTCACGAACACGTACCGCGCGCCCGCCGTGCGCGCCTGCCCCGGCGGGACCAGGTCGGTCGTGGCGCGCACCAGCACGTCCCCGATCTCCACCTGATCCAGGCCGTTCAGTGCCTGCCCGTTCAGGCCGGGCCGCGAAACCTGCGCGGTGGGCGTCCCCGACCCGAGACCCATGATCGTCACCCGGAAGGGCCGCGACTGCCTGGCGGGCGCTGGAGTGGGCGTGGGTGTCGGGGCTGGTCCGGGCGGCGGTGTCGTGTGTGGCGCGCCCGGCCCACCACAGGCGGTGAGCAGCGCCGCGCTCAGCAGCAGCAATCGAAGTCTCGGCATGAACACTCCTTGTGGGAACCGCGGCGCGTCAGGACAACACGGCACCTCCCGACCCGCACGAGACGGGACGGTTCAGGCCACGCGTTCAGACGCGGGGATTCCCGGACGGGACCGAACGGCAGGCGTTCAGTCGCGCGGGGACGGGCCGGGCGGGCGCCGCGTTCAGGCAGCGTCGCTCCCGGTAGTCAGGACGCAGGTCAGCCGGACTGGGGTGGCGCTCGGTCCATGGTTTCCCTCCATGCCCCACGGACCGCCCGGACCGGAACCTCCGGTCCCCGGCGCGGCCTCTCCCCTGGGGTGAGGTCAGCGTGCCAGTCGAGCAGTGACCGCACCGTGACCGGCAAAAAAGTCCCGCGCGTCTCCGGGTGGGAAAGCCGTCTCGGACGGCATTGAATTGATCCATCGCCATTTGGGGTCGTCCGGCAGACCCCTCATTCCGTCGCTTCGCTCCACTGCACTGCAGCTCCACGATTCCCACAGGGGCAGAGGCGACAAGGGAACGCGACACCGTCGGCAGCGAGTCGCTCTCATTCCGTTTCGGACGGCATTGACGTCAACGGGGTCGGCCCGGCGTGGTCAGCTCGTGACCTGCCGCTCCAGTTCCGCTAGCGTGCCGCTGACGTGCGTCAGGGGGTTGCCGCTGCGGTGCACCCAGGCGACCGTGCCGTCCGGGTCGATCAGGACGGTCACGCGGGACGCCATGTTCAGCAGGCCGCCCAGCGTGCCCATCACGCCGTACTGGCGGCACAGGCTGCGGTCCCCGTCCGGGATGAGGGGGTAGCTCAGGCGGCACGAGT
This region of Deinococcus sp. JMULE3 genomic DNA includes:
- a CDS encoding VCBS repeat-containing protein, with the protein product MPRLRLLLLSAALLTACGGPGAPHTTPPPGPAPTPTPTPAPARQSRPFRVTIMGLGSGTPTAQVSRPGLNGQALNGLDQVEIGDVLVRATTDLVPPGQARTAGARYVFVTLTVKNGAYNAVPNLTVIPAGLDTNTAQSAFTDLQRYPGLPAYSAAEAQTLALSIHPASPVTQDPLTLQPSLLPGEEDTLQLFDESEVSLLGIANGFDGENLPYGFVAHNRSSRTIPGFDGTNPGVGTVTLGFRVPLQAQAKDDLYSLSGWFTFAQDTVTSATESLEAQLPGNRAAFDRMLSQLFPQGQQQQVRVLPGTARRTYFDPYGYLNVNVQPVCGVRLGGTAANPTGLMLNGPAAFAPDGPRLGQSSPLSLALCRTNLLDDTSVTGVTVVNHWSQNAPSRGTPTAAGNRVTVPVWTDSNGNQNGGYTSGQTVDVTLTAGVTAGGQPAPGLPFVYRTRVQTAPASGTYSVGGGAQIYEYTGNQYEQLTNLSAITLADLSGMGYGGNHKLITSRTANKLWLESGTVYTVGTAPSDVGTGDLNGDGRLDAFTSNAGSGDVSILLGNGDGTLQPATSVAVGAGPESIDRADLNGDGQLDLITANRTANTVSVLLNSGGTFSAQPAVSVGAQPSEAVTADVNGDGRMDLLVAATGGNAVNVRLGAGNGTFSAAADIPVTAPIRVASGDFNNDGREDVAALSSTGVHVALGNGDGTFAAPTTLGVGIDPRDLLVGDANGDGWLDVLTADYGSSSLSVLLGGAGGFTAQAPTPLSYAPNRLVQGLSYNTQLYLVTLGDDTYTSLYPQ